A part of Gemmatimonas groenlandica genomic DNA contains:
- a CDS encoding NAD(P)H-quinone oxidoreductase, which translates to MTIPSLMRAAVITRPGGPDVLAVQQRPVPTPGPGEVLVRVHASAINRADVLQRSGRYPSPPGVPADIPGLEFAGEVVLNGAGSTLWSVGARVCGLVGGGAHAEYLVTHERAVAGVPDALDWAHAGVAPEACITAHDALVTQAQLRPGDTVLIHAVGSGVGLTAVQIARQLGATVYGTARSDVKLDVARDLGLTAGATPGEPGWVAAAARGWTGGRGIDVVLDLLGGDYVRESVAALALKGRLVLIGTLAGLESSLDLRYMLSRRLTVRGTVLRSRPLEERIAVTQAFAREVMPWLANGVVRTRIDATFPLEALAESHALMESNATAGKIAITM; encoded by the coding sequence ATGACCATTCCTTCGCTCATGCGCGCCGCCGTGATTACCAGACCCGGCGGCCCCGACGTGTTGGCCGTTCAACAACGGCCGGTGCCGACACCCGGCCCTGGCGAAGTGCTGGTGCGCGTGCACGCGTCGGCGATCAATCGCGCCGACGTACTGCAGCGCTCGGGTCGATATCCGTCGCCTCCTGGCGTGCCGGCGGACATTCCCGGACTCGAGTTTGCCGGCGAAGTGGTGTTGAATGGCGCCGGCTCCACGCTCTGGTCGGTCGGCGCGCGCGTGTGCGGGTTGGTGGGTGGTGGCGCGCACGCCGAGTATCTGGTGACGCACGAACGCGCGGTCGCTGGTGTACCGGATGCCCTCGATTGGGCGCACGCGGGCGTCGCGCCCGAAGCCTGTATCACGGCACATGACGCCTTGGTGACGCAAGCGCAGCTGCGTCCTGGCGACACTGTTTTGATTCATGCCGTTGGCAGCGGCGTCGGGCTCACCGCCGTGCAGATCGCCCGTCAGCTCGGTGCGACGGTGTACGGCACGGCGCGCAGCGATGTCAAGCTGGACGTGGCCCGCGACCTCGGACTCACCGCGGGCGCCACACCGGGAGAACCCGGCTGGGTGGCGGCGGCCGCGCGTGGATGGACCGGCGGCCGTGGCATCGATGTGGTGCTCGACCTGTTGGGCGGGGATTACGTGCGAGAGAGCGTCGCCGCCCTCGCCCTCAAAGGGCGCTTGGTCCTGATCGGCACGTTGGCCGGTCTCGAAAGCTCGCTCGACTTGCGCTACATGCTCTCGCGTCGACTCACGGTGCGCGGCACGGTGTTGCGCAGCCGACCGCTCGAGGAACGCATTGCGGTCACACAGGCCTTCGCCCGTGAAGTCATGCCGTGGCTCGCCAACGGTGTGGTGCGCACGCGAATTGATGCCACGTTCCCGCTGGAGGCGTTGGCCGAGTCCCACGCGCTCATGGAAAGCAACGCAACGGCGGGAAAGATCGCCATCACCATGTAA
- a CDS encoding MaoC family dehydratase, producing MIGNFFEDFFVGQVLVHATPRTVTEGDVAMYTALYGGRFAVHSSTPFAQALGFACAPVDSMLVFHIVFGKTVPDISLNAIANLGYADGRFGVPVYPGDTLSTISRVTGIKLNRDGTTGVVYVHSVGRNQRDEIVVEYARWVMVRKRDGTSAAPETVVPDLPTFVAPASLHVPVSFAVGAYNTQLGGSAYLWDDYHVGERIDHVDGITIEEADHMLAARLFQNTARVHFNQHVEREGRFGRRIVYGGHVISLSRALSFNGLANTIGIAAIHGGRHTNPTFAGDTIYAWSEILAADAVRDRTDVGALRIRTVALKDRSASDFTYRDATEAYDPSVVLDFDYTILMPRR from the coding sequence ATGATCGGTAACTTCTTCGAAGATTTCTTCGTCGGGCAGGTGCTGGTGCACGCCACACCGCGCACGGTGACGGAGGGTGACGTGGCGATGTATACCGCGCTCTACGGCGGACGCTTTGCCGTGCATTCCTCGACGCCCTTCGCGCAAGCGCTGGGCTTTGCGTGTGCGCCGGTCGATTCGATGCTGGTCTTTCACATCGTGTTCGGTAAAACCGTACCGGATATCTCGCTGAACGCGATCGCGAATTTGGGCTACGCCGACGGACGGTTCGGCGTACCGGTGTATCCCGGCGATACCCTGTCGACGATCTCACGCGTGACCGGCATCAAGCTGAACCGCGACGGCACCACCGGCGTGGTGTACGTACACTCGGTGGGTCGCAATCAGCGCGACGAGATCGTCGTGGAGTACGCACGATGGGTCATGGTGCGCAAACGCGACGGTACGAGCGCGGCGCCCGAAACCGTGGTGCCGGATCTGCCCACCTTCGTAGCGCCGGCGTCGCTGCATGTGCCTGTGTCGTTCGCTGTTGGCGCGTACAATACGCAGCTCGGCGGAAGTGCCTACCTGTGGGACGACTACCACGTGGGCGAGCGCATCGATCACGTGGACGGCATTACCATCGAAGAGGCCGATCATATGCTGGCGGCGCGCCTCTTTCAGAACACTGCACGCGTGCACTTCAATCAGCATGTGGAGCGGGAAGGACGGTTCGGACGACGCATCGTGTACGGCGGACACGTCATCAGTCTCAGTCGCGCGCTGTCGTTCAACGGACTGGCCAATACGATCGGTATCGCGGCCATCCACGGCGGTCGCCACACGAACCCCACGTTTGCCGGCGACACGATCTACGCGTGGTCGGAGATCCTCGCCGCCGACGCCGTACGCGATCGTACCGACGTCGGCGCGCTCAGAATCCGCACGGTGGCACTCAAAGACCGCTCCGCGTCCGATTTCACATATCGCGATGCCACCGAGGCCTACGATCCGTCGGTGGTGCTGGATTTCGACTACACCATCTTGATGCCGCGTCGCTAA